The following proteins are encoded in a genomic region of Fusarium keratoplasticum isolate Fu6.1 chromosome 9, whole genome shotgun sequence:
- a CDS encoding 2-(3-amino-3-carboxypropyl)histidine synthase subunit 2, producing MSSELSAPPVLSTPDDHILEIPAADSLPTSSLSDDALRSTYEVVRTATEIRAGGWRRVGLQFPDFMLVDAPRVVEALLKELASQDEREDSAEDKGKGERRIYILADSSYSACCVDEIAAEHVSAHVVVHYGRTCLSPTSHLPAIYVYTSHDLDYDATLAELEKEFSDKESKLVVMADLTYQNHVDKLVSLLHERGFANVVSTAVTHNPAALIPNRKIISDPDVSDEEHWKSYSLIHISDPPSALLLALHSRFASLHILSTPSPTLENPTFRTAGLLRRRFAKVLSLASAGVIGILVNTLSVANYLTSINLIREKIARADKKSYTVVVGKLNPAKLANFAEVEGWVVVGCWESGLIEDDTGYWRPVITPFELEVALMSEEERVWGGEWWGGIEKLKLDDKPAPAEEDTPQANGHEDDVAEEDQFDDVPGGVEGEESAPPEFDLRTGRLISSSRPMRLPVRKNPSAVAGAITANGDANGTSHQTEALVKHSVGELVSINGVASPGAEFLRSGRTWQGLGGDFDNEASTLIEEGRSGIARGYQVGEGGRH from the coding sequence ATGTCGTCCGAGCTCTCCGCTCCCCCTGTCCTCTCCACCCCGGACGACCATATCCTCGAAATCCCTGCTGCCGACTCCCTTCCCACATCCTCCCTTTCCGACGATGCCCTACGCTCCACATACGAGGTCGTTCGCACGGCCACAGAGATCCGCGCTGGAGGATGGCGGCGTGTAGGGCTACAGTTTCCAGACTTCATGCTCGTTGATGCACCGCGTGTGGTAGAGGCGCTGTTGAAGGAACTCGCTTCCCAGGACGAGCGCGAGGATTCGGCCgaggacaagggcaagggagagaggaggaTCTACATCCTCGCGGATAGTAGCTACAGTGCCTGCTGTGTCGATGAAATCGCGGCCGAGCATGTCTCTGCACATGTTGTCGTTCACTATGGCCGCACGTGCCTTAGCCCAACAAGTCATCTCCCCGCGATATATGTCTATACGAGCCATGACCTCGACTACGATGCGACGCTCGccgagctggagaaggagttCAGTGACAAGGAATCAAAGTTGGTCGTCATGGCGGACCTCACATATCAAAACCACGTCGACAAGCTCGTATCTCTGCTCCACGAACGAGGCTTTGCCAACGTCGTATCAACAGCCGTCACACACAACCCCGCGGCCCTCATCCCCAACCGCAAGATCATTTCCGACCCCGATGTTAGCGACGAAGAGCACTGGAAGTCCTACTCCCTAATCCACATCTCCGATCCTCCCTCCGCCTTGCTCCTCGCCCTTCACTCCCGCTTCGCGTCCCTACACATCCTCTCCACACCCTCCCCGACTCTCGAGAATCCGACCTTCCGCACAGCTGGTCTCCTGCGACGCCGCTTCGCCAAGGTTCTGTCTCTCGCGTCCGCCGGCGTCATCGGCATCCTTGTCAACACACTCTCGGTCGCGAATTACCTCACCTCCATCAATCTTATCCGCGAAAAGATTGCCCGTGCGGACAAGAAAAGCTATACTGTCGTCGTGGGCAAACTCAACCCTGCGAAACTCGCAAACTTTGCAGAGGTCGAAGGCTGGGTCGTTGTCGGATGTTGGGAGAGCGGTCTTATTGAGGATGATACTGGATACTGGCGGCCTGTTATCACACCATTCGAGCTCGAAGTCGCCCTGATGAGTGAGGAGGAGCGAGTCTGGGGAGGAGAATGGTGGGGAGGTATTGAGAAGCTGAAGTTGGATGACAAGCCTGCTCCTGCAGAGGAAGATACGCCTCAAGCTAATGGCCATGAGGATGACGTCGCGGAGGAGGATCAATTCGACGATGTCCCTGGTGGCGTTGAAGGCGAAGAGTCTGCACCACCTGAATTCGACCTCCGCACTGGAAGACTCATTTCTTCGAGTCGGCCAATGCGGCTACCAGTTCGCAAGAATCCCTCAGCCGTCGCAGGTGCTATCACAGCCAACGGTGACGCAAACGGGACATCTCATCAAACAGAAGCCCTCGTCAAACACTCAGTGGGTGAATTGGTGAGCATCAACGGTGTCGCGAGTCCAGGTGCAGAATTCCTCCGATCGGGGCGCACATGGCAGGGTCTAGGTGGTGACTTTGACAATGAAGCGAGTACCCTTATTGAAGAAGGCAGAAGTGGGATCGCGAGAGGGTATCAGGTTGGCGAGGGAGGTCGCCATTAA
- a CDS encoding FAD-binding-3 domain-containing protein: MGKETPSHHFLEGKTIIVAGGGISGSAFVVGLRRLWNPAWNPPKILIYDRDSPEITAQREGYSLSLTGYNTSGGLLALRKLGLLDKIIEKAVSGLDGAGAFKIWAPDWKEYMTLRHEPIEGLPSSSIRVPRKDVRQAIHEGLGPRDAVEWNTRCVSAHRLDNGRVRVQVARRTQGQDTITDEDCDLLIAADGSSSKLRAFLRPDDNLNFAGAILRGGISRFEHDPPAPVDKDWGFMLSGTGISCFFSPVDKNSVFWGIGHLEATPVPVLDLENSEQVQAVIDRGLELGAALQEPFRTIVAHTDPKTVLSHNARDKLAFPHDNIDELPVVFIGDSNHAVSPFAGFGANLALCDSWDLAEQLSKGHSLGGAISAYDKLAVPRAMKILKDSRARLKSGHSSGLRYWILWLMLIAGNFVRWVLGRKGT, translated from the coding sequence ATGGGCAAGGAGACCCCAAGCCACCACTTCCTCGAAGGCAAGACGATCATCGTTGCTGGAGGAGGTATTTCTGGATCGGCATTTGTCGTCGGGCTACGCAGACTTTGGAACCCCGCATGGAATCCGCCAAAAATCCTCATCTATGATCGCGACTCGCCAGAAATCACAGCTCAGCGCGAGGGCTACAGTCTATCACTCACCGGTTACAACACGTCAGGAGGGCTCCTCGCGCTGCGGAAGCTAGGACTACTCGATAAGATCATCGAAAAAGCTGTTTCGGGGCTCGATGGGGCTGGCGccttcaagatctgggcaCCTGACTGGAAGGAGTACATGACCCTGAGGCACGAGCCTATCGAAGGTTTACCCTCCTCCAGCATACGAGTACCGCGGAAGGACGTCCGCCAAGCCATTCACGAAGGGCTTGGGCCGAGAGATGCGGTTGAATGGAATACGCGGTGCGTCTCGGCCCACCGACTTGATAATGGGCGAGTTCGGGTGCAGGTTGCGAGGAGGACGCAGGGTCAAGACACCATTACAGACGAGGACTGCGATCTTCTCATTGCTGCAGATGGCTCCAGCAGTAAGCTTCGGGCCTTTTTAAGACCAGATGACAACCTCAACTTTGCCGGCGCCATTCTTCGAGGTGGCATATCGAGATTTGAGCACGATCCTCCTGCTCCAGTGGACAAAGACTGGGGTTTTATGCTGTCAGGAACCGGCATATcatgcttcttctctccagtTGACAAGAATAGCGTCTTCTGGGGTATTGGACATCTCGAAGCCACTCCAGTTCCGGTGCTTGACCTAGAAAATTCAGAACAAGTCCAAGCTGTGATTGATCGGGGTCTTGAGCTGGGTGCTGCGTTGCAAGAACCGTTTAGGACCATTGTCGCGCACACAGACCCAAAGACGGTTCTTTCACACAACGCGCGAGACAAGCTTGCCTTTCCCCACGACAATATCGACGAGCTGCCCGTGGTATTTATTGGGGATAGCAACCACGCCGTGAGCCCATTTGCTGGGTTTGGTGCCAACTTGGCGCTGTGTGATTCCTGGGACTTGGCGGAACAGTTATCCAAGGGGCATTCGCTAGGGGGGGCTATCTCGGCATATGATAAGCTGGCGGTACCACGAGCGATGAAGATCCTTAAAGATTCACGGGCAAGATTGAAGAGTGGGCACAGCTCAGGGCTGCGATATTGGATACTGTGGCTGATGCTAATAGCGGGCAACTTTGTCAGATGGGTTCTAGGGAGAAAGGGAACTTAA